The following proteins are encoded in a genomic region of Pyrus communis chromosome 11, drPyrComm1.1, whole genome shotgun sequence:
- the LOC137709328 gene encoding uncharacterized protein produces the protein MALNLTAAASFSSSFSPPPPPFLNPKHKHHLKLYPFRTHAAQSSDGTESWIKEEDPPASFSGSSSSARTQLDLLEQLTSTSSSVDGGYVSDGNSRKLTIRQQLAQLVEDRDGDFIIPLGKNFKMASAKVLTISQKRNIKRQAYLNEVSKRNDSVFFATIGAFVLVPPLVILGIAISTGYVQLFP, from the exons ATGGCCCTGAATTTAACTGCTGCTGCTTCATTTTCGTCGTCTTTtagtcctcctcctcctccatttcTAAACCCAAAGCACAAACATCATCTCAAGTTGTATCCTTTTAGAACACATGCAGCTCAGTCGTCAGACGGAACTGAGAGTTGGATTAAAGAGGAAGACCCTCCTGCTTCTTTCTCCG gATCATCATCATCTGCTCGCACGCAGCTGGATCTTTTGGAGCAACTTACCTCTACTAGCTCATCAGTTGACGGTG GTTATGTCAGCGATGGTAACTCTCGGAAACTTACAATCCGTCAGCAGCTAGCACAGTTGGTTGAGGACAGAGACGGCGATTTCATCATTCCACTTggtaaaaactttaaaatgGCGAGTGCCAAGGTTTTAACCATCTCTCAGAAGCGAAATATCAAACGACAGGCTTACTTAAATGAAGTATCGAAGAGGAATGATTCAGTTTTCTTTGCCACCATTGGAGCATTTGTACTTGTTCCACCTCTTGTAATATTAGGAATTGCCATATCAACAGGTTATGTACAGCTTTTCCCATGA